A section of the Streptomyces sp. V3I8 genome encodes:
- a CDS encoding exonuclease domain-containing protein — protein sequence MADWTDLSYVVVDVEGNGQQPPDLVELAAVPIVGGVVGEPTSWLVRPDQPITPMARRIHGISNGAIAEAPVFKDVIVEVLHALSHPALIAHNAHVDVKVLQRKMTGWECPEVFDTLKLARRFVPDQMSFRLGSLTEAFQLAEGLSHDLRPHRATYDALVTARLFVRLATAAGSLEELRGAPPGGRADEAPSLF from the coding sequence ATGGCTGACTGGACGGATCTCTCGTACGTCGTCGTAGACGTAGAAGGCAACGGACAGCAACCACCCGACTTGGTAGAGCTTGCCGCCGTGCCGATCGTCGGTGGGGTCGTTGGAGAGCCGACGAGCTGGTTGGTTCGGCCGGATCAGCCAATCACGCCCATGGCCCGACGGATTCACGGCATCAGCAACGGCGCAATTGCCGAGGCGCCGGTGTTCAAGGACGTCATCGTCGAGGTGCTACACGCGCTCTCGCATCCGGCGCTCATCGCTCACAACGCGCATGTCGACGTGAAGGTACTCCAGCGGAAGATGACCGGCTGGGAATGCCCGGAGGTCTTCGACACGCTCAAGCTCGCCCGGCGTTTCGTTCCTGACCAGATGAGTTTCCGGCTCGGATCGCTGACCGAAGCGTTCCAGCTCGCAGAGGGCCTGTCGCACGATCTACGCCCTCACCGCGCCACCTACGACGCCTTGGTAACGGCCCGTCTCTTCGTCCGACTCGCCACGGCAGCCGGCTCTTTGGAAGAACTGCGTGGCGCACCACCCGGAG
- a CDS encoding radical SAM protein codes for MPERAREVVEYRKSGLSLNHIQGCPLDCAYCIRHTYGLWDQRVPRALMNDAEAVEELVNHRYFQSHVTPVQIFNRATDPFLPVVRPHTLAVLKDLDARKLTNHVLVITRHQMKPEDIDQLNRLRHVKATLLFTYSGIDNKDIEPYPSHVAAESLQLMSAPQERRYRTVLYWRPLVPGLNDSPAHLDQAYELSKHADATVFTGLFYRDQIAEYYRENKLPEPYEETARRKIVPETLERRVLSAFAGSDSLFRKTSCAVAYAHELPDYNGHYGIRELCDICPLAQLDRCKDAYKIPEARDVRQAASSLPEARDLAVVDITEQAAIVSGLETEQPRYYLQHALGFQVHDVRHPHRERRHGRADIGWKGSTQDG; via the coding sequence ATGCCGGAGCGCGCCCGTGAGGTGGTCGAGTACCGCAAGAGCGGTCTCAGCCTGAATCACATCCAGGGGTGTCCGCTCGATTGCGCCTACTGCATCCGGCACACCTACGGCCTGTGGGACCAGCGTGTGCCGCGCGCCCTCATGAATGACGCCGAGGCGGTGGAAGAACTGGTCAATCACCGGTACTTCCAGTCGCATGTCACGCCGGTGCAGATCTTTAACCGCGCTACCGATCCGTTCTTGCCGGTGGTCCGGCCGCACACTCTCGCCGTGCTCAAAGACCTGGACGCGCGGAAGCTGACGAACCATGTGCTCGTCATCACCCGGCACCAGATGAAGCCCGAGGACATCGACCAGCTCAACCGGCTTCGGCACGTCAAGGCGACGCTACTGTTCACCTACTCCGGGATCGACAACAAGGACATCGAGCCCTACCCGTCGCACGTTGCGGCCGAGTCGTTGCAGCTCATGAGCGCTCCGCAGGAACGCCGGTACCGGACGGTTCTTTACTGGAGACCGCTAGTGCCTGGCCTCAACGACTCACCGGCACACCTCGACCAGGCGTACGAGCTGAGCAAGCACGCCGACGCCACGGTGTTCACCGGCCTGTTCTATCGCGACCAGATCGCGGAGTACTACCGGGAAAACAAGCTGCCGGAGCCGTATGAGGAAACCGCACGGCGCAAGATCGTGCCGGAGACGCTGGAAAGACGCGTCCTTTCAGCTTTTGCTGGCAGCGACTCGTTGTTCCGCAAGACGTCGTGCGCCGTGGCCTACGCCCATGAACTGCCGGACTACAACGGGCACTACGGCATCCGTGAACTGTGCGACATCTGCCCGCTCGCGCAACTCGACCGCTGCAAGGACGCGTACAAGATTCCCGAAGCGCGGGACGTGCGGCAGGCCGCCAGCTCCCTGCCCGAGGCGCGCGACCTGGCGGTCGTAGACATCACGGAGCAAGCGGCCATCGTCTCGGGACTGGAGACTGAGCAGCCCCGTTACTACCTGCAACACGCGCTCGGTTTCCAGGTGCACGACGTACGGCATCCGCACCGAGAACGACGACACGGCCGAGCAGACATCGGCTGGAAGGGTAGTACTCAAGATGGCTGA
- a CDS encoding helix-turn-helix transcriptional regulator produces the protein MLPGISPPGGTTLPANRTTGVTSVHEARDALGKRLRELRQQASMSGRQLAESLSWPPSKVSKLENGRQAPTDDDLRNWTRATGSEGEADALLASLHTLEIQHAEWQRQIKLGLKPHQQEIASLDAQTRLFRGFESTFIPGLLQTAEYARARFAQSITVFKVRNDINEAVAARIQRQEVLYKPDKRFHFVLTEAALRYRLCPPDIMLGQLDRLVSLSSLPNVKLGIIGFETAYVVAPAHGFWLLDNDRVMVETFSAELNLAQPRELGLYGGIFNSLAAVASYGRSARTIINRVVDDLAPAASQSGE, from the coding sequence ATGCTGCCTGGCATCTCGCCACCAGGCGGGACGACTTTGCCAGCGAATAGAACGACCGGCGTCACCAGTGTCCACGAAGCCCGTGACGCACTGGGCAAACGGCTCCGTGAGCTTCGCCAACAGGCCAGCATGAGCGGTCGGCAGCTCGCGGAGTCGCTGTCGTGGCCACCTTCCAAGGTGTCCAAGCTTGAGAACGGTCGCCAAGCACCAACTGACGACGACCTCCGAAATTGGACGCGGGCGACCGGCAGCGAAGGTGAAGCGGATGCGCTGCTCGCCTCCCTGCACACACTTGAGATCCAACACGCCGAGTGGCAACGGCAGATCAAGCTGGGCTTGAAGCCACACCAGCAAGAGATAGCTTCGCTGGATGCTCAGACGCGGCTCTTCCGGGGGTTCGAGTCCACGTTCATCCCTGGACTCCTCCAGACAGCCGAGTACGCGCGGGCACGGTTCGCCCAAAGCATCACCGTGTTCAAGGTGCGCAACGACATCAACGAGGCGGTAGCCGCTCGCATCCAGCGCCAAGAAGTCCTGTACAAGCCCGACAAGCGGTTCCACTTCGTACTGACCGAGGCGGCGCTACGGTACCGGCTATGCCCACCAGACATCATGCTCGGGCAGCTTGATCGGCTGGTCTCGCTCTCTTCGCTACCAAACGTGAAGCTCGGCATCATCGGGTTCGAGACGGCATACGTGGTCGCACCTGCCCACGGCTTCTGGCTGCTCGACAACGACCGAGTGATGGTCGAGACGTTCTCAGCCGAGTTGAACCTCGCCCAGCCACGGGAACTTGGGCTGTACGGCGGCATCTTCAATTCGCTCGCAGCGGTTGCCAGCTATGGCCGATCAGCGCGGACGATCATCAACCGAGTGGTTGACGACCTTGCCCCCGCCGCCTCACAGAGTGGCGAGTAA
- a CDS encoding DUF6879 family protein, whose amino-acid sequence MNLIIGPEFSKLFRTFEHTAFRLETRDHYKSDNESAALRQFVAGEPVDLDWFQNWLTMIRQTTAEGRRFMRVRVVTMPLTDYSRFGVFCSEHTNAAGEDIRYLRRDDAADLPDYDYWLFDSRKLVRMHFDDDENFLGGELIEDPALVVAHNYWRDAAWHLATRRDDFASE is encoded by the coding sequence CTGAACCTGATCATCGGCCCCGAGTTCAGCAAGCTCTTCCGCACCTTCGAGCACACAGCCTTCCGGCTGGAAACGCGGGATCACTACAAGTCGGACAACGAGTCAGCGGCGCTGCGTCAGTTCGTCGCTGGCGAGCCGGTTGACCTGGACTGGTTTCAGAACTGGCTGACCATGATCCGACAGACCACCGCCGAAGGCCGGCGCTTCATGCGCGTGCGCGTGGTGACGATGCCGCTCACCGACTACAGCCGCTTCGGGGTGTTCTGCTCGGAGCACACCAACGCCGCAGGTGAGGACATCCGTTACCTGCGGAGGGACGACGCGGCTGATCTGCCGGATTACGACTACTGGTTGTTCGACTCGCGCAAGCTGGTGCGGATGCACTTTGATGACGACGAGAACTTCCTGGGCGGTGAACTCATCGAAGATCCTGCCCTGGTCGTGGCACACAACTACTGGCGTGATGCTGCCTGGCATCTCGCCACCAGGCGGGACGACTTTGCCAGCGAATAG
- a CDS encoding helix-turn-helix domain-containing protein — protein sequence MRKLDDDQVHALIAGYKAGATVYQLGDRFGISRQTVGKILKRHGVEMRMRGLSAKQINEAVRLYEAGQSLARIGERFGVDPTTVLNRLRERGIRTRDPQGRQR from the coding sequence ATGCGAAAGCTGGATGACGACCAGGTGCACGCACTGATCGCCGGATACAAGGCGGGAGCGACTGTCTACCAGCTCGGCGATCGGTTCGGGATCAGCCGACAAACGGTAGGCAAGATCTTGAAGCGGCACGGCGTCGAGATGCGGATGCGCGGCCTGTCGGCCAAGCAGATCAACGAGGCGGTGCGGCTGTACGAGGCCGGCCAGTCGTTGGCACGGATTGGTGAGCGGTTTGGGGTGGACCCGACCACGGTGCTGAACCGGCTTCGCGAGAGAGGCATTCGCACCCGAGACCCTCAGGGACGCCAACGCTAA
- a CDS encoding 3'-5' exonuclease: protein MTCWYEGPLAAFDTETTGVDVETDRIVSAAVVVQDAPGSRPRVRRWLVNPGVPVPEGATAVHGLTDDHLRRNGRWPSPVMDEIVRELAEQSAAGRPLVVMNAPFDLTLLDRELRRHRASSLDHWFESVPLHVLDPRVLDKYLDRYRKGRRTLTDLCAHYEVELRGAHDAAADALASLEVVRAVGRRFALRLERLSAAELHTLQAVWHAAQARGLQAWFARSGVEESVDPAWPLRPELPAAAA, encoded by the coding sequence ATGACGTGCTGGTACGAAGGGCCTCTGGCAGCGTTCGACACCGAGACGACCGGTGTCGACGTGGAAACCGACCGGATCGTGTCGGCCGCAGTCGTCGTCCAGGACGCTCCCGGCAGCCGGCCGCGCGTGCGTCGCTGGCTGGTGAATCCGGGTGTGCCGGTGCCCGAGGGCGCCACGGCGGTGCACGGGCTGACCGACGACCATCTGCGGCGCAACGGCCGCTGGCCGTCGCCGGTGATGGACGAGATAGTCCGGGAGCTGGCCGAGCAGAGCGCGGCGGGACGTCCGCTCGTGGTGATGAACGCGCCCTTCGACCTGACGCTCCTGGACCGGGAGTTGCGCAGGCACCGGGCGTCCTCGCTGGACCACTGGTTCGAGTCGGTGCCGCTGCACGTCCTCGATCCGCGCGTCCTGGACAAGTACCTGGACCGCTACCGCAAGGGCCGCCGCACGCTCACGGACCTGTGCGCGCACTACGAGGTGGAGCTTCGGGGCGCCCATGACGCGGCGGCGGACGCCCTGGCGTCCCTGGAGGTCGTACGGGCGGTCGGGCGCCGTTTCGCGCTGCGGCTCGAGCGGCTGTCGGCGGCCGAACTGCACACGCTGCAGGCCGTCTGGCACGCCGCGCAGGCCCGTGGCCTGCAGGCCTGGTTCGCCCGCAGCGGTGTGGAGGAGTCGGTCGATCCGGCCTGGCCCCTGCGGCCCGAGCTGCCGGCCGCGGCGGCCTGA
- a CDS encoding DUF4365 domain-containing protein, with the protein MTLAQPEQGGLLPRHTAPHRGSLATTACMETLQVGYLHAVAAASGCSLSQPFPDNGIDWHVSHSAPGHTVDDEVTIKVQLKCTYQIPPNPGPAFSFTLDNAHLEKLARTPVSVHKILVVMLVPRSQDDWLRAGHDGLDLRHCCYWINLAGHRITGRHRTTVRIPTSRVFDDRALCDIMTRVGTGGIP; encoded by the coding sequence ATGACGCTCGCGCAGCCCGAGCAGGGCGGGCTGCTGCCCCGGCACACGGCACCGCATCGCGGCTCACTGGCCACCACGGCCTGCATGGAGACGCTGCAGGTCGGTTATCTGCACGCGGTCGCCGCCGCCTCGGGCTGTTCCCTGTCCCAGCCCTTTCCGGACAACGGCATCGACTGGCACGTCAGCCACAGCGCCCCCGGGCACACGGTCGACGACGAGGTCACCATCAAGGTCCAGCTCAAGTGCACCTACCAGATCCCGCCGAACCCGGGGCCCGCGTTCTCCTTCACGCTCGACAACGCCCACCTGGAGAAGCTGGCCCGCACCCCGGTCTCGGTGCACAAAATACTGGTCGTGATGCTCGTGCCCAGGTCGCAGGACGACTGGCTGCGCGCCGGCCACGACGGCCTCGACCTGCGGCACTGCTGCTACTGGATCAACCTGGCCGGACACCGGATCACGGGCCGGCACAGGACCACCGTGCGGATACCGACCTCCCGCGTCTTCGACGACCGGGCGCTCTGCGACATCATGACGCGGGTCGGTACGGGAGGCATACCGTGA
- the thrS gene encoding threonine--tRNA ligase: protein MSDVRVIIQRDSEREERVVTTGTTAAELFPGERTVVAARVAGELKDLAYEVKDGEEVEPVEISSEDGLNILRHSTAHVMAQAVQELFPEAKLGIGPPVKDGFYYDFDVARPFTPEDLKAVEKKMQEIQKRGQRFSRRVVTDEAAREELADEPYKLELIGIKGSASSDDGADVEVGGGELTIYDNLDAKTGDLCWKDLCRGPHLPTTRNIPAFKLMRNAAAYWRGSEKNPMLQRIYGTAWPTKDELKAHLDFLAEAEKRDHRKLGNELDLFSIPEQIGSGLAVFHPKGGIIRRVMEDYSRRRHEEEGYEFVYTPHATKGKLFETSGHLDWYADGMYPPMQLDEGVDYYLKPMNCPMHNLIFDARGRSYRELPLRLFEFGTVYRYEKSGVVHGLTRARGFTQDDAHIYCTKEQMADELDRTLTFVLNLLRDYGLTDFYLELSTKDPEKFVGSDEVWEEATETLRQVAEKQGIPLVPDPGGAAFYGPKISVQVKDAIGRTWQMSTVQLDFNLPERFDLEYTGADGSKQRPVMIHRALFGSIERFFAVLLEHYAGAFPAWLAPVQAVGIPIGDAHVDHLQKFAAEAKRKGLRVEVDSSSDRMQKKIRNAQKQKVPFMVIAGDEDMAAGAVSFRYRDGSQENGIPLDEAIAKIAKVVEERTQV from the coding sequence GTGTCAGACGTCCGTGTGATCATCCAACGCGATTCCGAGCGGGAAGAGCGCGTGGTGACGACGGGCACTACGGCCGCCGAGCTCTTCCCCGGTGAGCGCACCGTCGTCGCGGCCCGTGTGGCGGGCGAGCTCAAGGACCTCGCGTACGAGGTGAAGGACGGCGAGGAGGTCGAGCCCGTTGAGATCTCCTCCGAGGACGGCCTGAACATCCTGCGCCACTCCACCGCGCACGTGATGGCGCAGGCCGTGCAGGAGCTGTTCCCCGAGGCGAAGCTGGGCATCGGCCCGCCGGTCAAGGACGGCTTCTACTACGACTTCGACGTGGCGCGGCCCTTCACGCCCGAGGACCTCAAGGCCGTCGAGAAGAAGATGCAGGAGATCCAGAAGCGCGGCCAGCGCTTCTCCCGCCGGGTGGTGACCGACGAGGCCGCCCGCGAGGAGCTGGCGGACGAGCCGTACAAGCTGGAGCTCATCGGCATCAAGGGCTCCGCGTCCTCGGACGACGGCGCGGACGTCGAGGTGGGCGGCGGCGAGCTGACCATCTACGACAACCTCGACGCCAAGACCGGTGACCTGTGCTGGAAGGATCTCTGCCGCGGTCCCCACCTGCCCACCACCCGTAACATCCCGGCGTTCAAGCTGATGCGCAACGCCGCCGCGTACTGGCGCGGCAGCGAGAAGAACCCGATGCTCCAGCGCATCTACGGCACCGCGTGGCCCACCAAGGACGAGCTGAAGGCGCACCTCGACTTCCTCGCCGAGGCCGAGAAGCGCGACCACCGCAAGCTCGGCAACGAACTCGACCTGTTCTCGATCCCCGAGCAGATCGGTTCCGGCCTGGCCGTCTTCCACCCCAAGGGCGGCATCATCCGCCGGGTCATGGAGGACTACTCGCGCCGCCGGCACGAGGAGGAGGGGTACGAGTTCGTCTACACCCCGCACGCCACCAAGGGGAAGCTCTTCGAGACCTCGGGCCACCTGGACTGGTACGCCGACGGCATGTACCCGCCCATGCAGCTCGACGAGGGCGTGGACTACTACCTCAAGCCCATGAACTGCCCGATGCACAACCTGATCTTCGACGCGCGCGGCCGCTCCTACCGTGAACTGCCGCTGCGGCTCTTCGAGTTCGGGACCGTGTACCGGTACGAGAAGTCGGGCGTCGTGCACGGCCTGACCCGGGCGCGCGGCTTCACCCAGGACGACGCGCACATCTACTGCACCAAGGAGCAGATGGCGGACGAGCTGGACAGGACGCTCACCTTCGTCCTGAACCTGCTGCGCGACTACGGCCTGACCGACTTCTACCTGGAACTGTCCACCAAGGACCCGGAGAAGTTCGTCGGCTCGGACGAGGTGTGGGAGGAGGCCACCGAGACGCTGCGGCAGGTGGCCGAGAAGCAGGGCATCCCGCTCGTCCCGGACCCGGGCGGCGCCGCCTTCTACGGGCCGAAGATCTCCGTCCAGGTCAAGGACGCGATCGGCCGGACCTGGCAGATGTCGACCGTGCAGCTCGACTTCAACCTGCCGGAGCGCTTCGACCTGGAGTACACCGGTGCCGACGGCTCCAAGCAGCGGCCGGTCATGATCCACCGTGCTCTCTTCGGCTCGATCGAGCGGTTCTTCGCGGTCCTGCTCGAGCACTACGCGGGCGCGTTCCCGGCGTGGCTCGCGCCCGTCCAGGCGGTCGGCATCCCGATCGGTGACGCGCACGTCGACCACCTGCAGAAGTTCGCCGCCGAGGCGAAGAGGAAGGGGCTGCGGGTCGAGGTCGACTCGTCCTCCGACCGCATGCAGAAGAAGATCCGCAACGCGCAGAAGCAGAAGGTGCCCTTCATGGTCATCGCGGGCGACGAGGACATGGCGGCCGGCGCCGTCTCGTTCCGCTACCGCGACGGCTCGCAGGAGAACGGCATCCCGCTCGACGAGGCCATCGCCAAGATCGCGAAGGTCGTCGAGGAGCGGACGCAGGTCTGA
- a CDS encoding potassium channel family protein yields the protein MDDDSRTTHWERRTEAPLAVASALFLTSYAIRVLAEGLPEFWRAACLAVVLGAWAVFALDYTVRWRLSGQGPRFVRTHWLDTLVLLLPLLRPLRVVKVYEAVQRRRGRPRLALHARVITYAGLAVTLLGFAGALAVYQQERTAPGATIRTFGDAAWWTCATLATVGYGDVAPVTAAGRVIAVGLMACGLALLGAVTGSFSAWLLQVFSGEEGGGSGEPPGS from the coding sequence ATGGACGACGACAGCCGCACGACACACTGGGAACGGCGTACCGAGGCACCGCTCGCCGTCGCCTCGGCGCTCTTCCTCACCTCGTACGCGATCCGGGTCCTGGCCGAGGGGCTGCCGGAGTTCTGGCGGGCCGCCTGCCTGGCGGTGGTCCTGGGAGCCTGGGCGGTGTTCGCCCTCGACTACACCGTGCGCTGGCGGCTGAGCGGCCAGGGCCCCCGCTTCGTCCGGACGCACTGGCTGGACACGCTCGTCCTGCTGCTGCCGCTCCTGCGTCCGCTGCGCGTCGTGAAGGTCTACGAGGCCGTGCAGCGCCGGCGGGGCAGGCCGCGGCTCGCCCTGCACGCGCGCGTGATCACGTACGCGGGTCTCGCGGTCACCCTGCTCGGCTTCGCGGGCGCGCTCGCCGTGTACCAGCAGGAACGCACGGCGCCGGGCGCGACGATCCGTACCTTCGGCGACGCGGCGTGGTGGACCTGCGCGACGCTGGCGACCGTGGGGTACGGCGACGTGGCTCCCGTGACCGCCGCCGGACGGGTGATCGCGGTGGGGCTGATGGCCTGCGGGCTCGCGCTGCTCGGCGCGGTGACGGGGTCGTTCTCCGCCTGGCTGCTCCAGGTCTTCTCCGGCGAGGAGGGCGGCGGCAGCGGGGAGCCCCCGGGAAGCTGA
- a CDS encoding HIT domain-containing protein, with product MLPLMTSEPEQQIGVGTQDAFQRLWTPHRMAYIQGENKPTGPEAGDGCPFCSIPALSDEDGLVLKRGEQVYAVLNLYPYNGGHLMVVPYRHVADYTGLTAPETAELGELTKQAMTALRTASGAHGFNIGMNQGSVAGAGIAAHLHQHIVPRWGGDTNFMPVVGHTRVLPQLLADTRKMLAEAWPSA from the coding sequence ATGCTGCCTCTCATGACGAGTGAGCCGGAGCAGCAGATCGGAGTCGGCACACAGGACGCGTTCCAGCGCCTGTGGACGCCCCACCGGATGGCGTACATCCAGGGTGAGAACAAGCCCACCGGCCCCGAGGCCGGCGACGGCTGCCCCTTCTGCTCGATCCCGGCGCTGTCCGACGAGGACGGGCTCGTCCTCAAACGCGGCGAGCAGGTCTACGCGGTGCTCAACCTGTACCCGTACAACGGCGGGCACCTGATGGTCGTGCCCTACCGGCACGTCGCGGACTACACCGGTCTGACCGCCCCGGAGACGGCCGAGCTCGGTGAACTGACCAAGCAGGCGATGACCGCGCTGCGGACCGCCTCCGGCGCGCACGGCTTCAACATCGGCATGAACCAGGGCTCGGTCGCGGGCGCCGGCATCGCCGCCCACCTCCACCAGCACATCGTGCCCCGCTGGGGCGGCGACACGAACTTCATGCCGGTGGTCGGCCACACCCGGGTGCTGCCGCAGCTCCTCGCCGACACCCGCAAGATGCTCGCGGAGGCCTGGCCCTCGGCCTGA
- a CDS encoding elongation factor G-like protein EF-G2, translating to MGDKANARPGAAGRATAADHPASVRNVVLVGHSGSGKTTLVEALALTAGAVNRAGRVEDGGTISDYDEIEHRQQRSVQLSLVPLDWDGYKINVLDTPGYADFVGELRAGLRAADAALFVVSASDGVDGSTRMVWEECAAVGMPRAIVVTHLESARADFEEMTRICAQAFGADDPDAVLPLYLPLHGPQGPDGHTSVTGLVGLLSRRLFDYASGERKESEPGPEQLPLIEAARNRLIEGIISESEDETLMDRYLGGEEIEFTTLVQDLERAVARGVFHPVLAAAPAAEGARQGLGTVELLELITGGFPTPLERAAPAVTTPDGRERRVGACDPDGPLVAEVVKTASDPYVGRVSMVRVFSGTLRPDETVHVSGHGLADRGHEGRALHEADERIGALSAPFGKQQRALTHAIAGDLACVAKLSRAETGDTLSARDEPLLMEPWEMPDPLLPLAVQAHSKADEDKLSQGLGRLVAEDPTMRLEQNQATHQVVLWCLGEAHADVALERLRSRYGVQVDVVPHKVSLRETFAARSAGRGRHVKQSGGHGQYAICEIEVEPLPGGSGVEFVDKVVGGAVPRQFIPSVEKGVRAQAARGVAAGYPLIDVRITLRDGKAHSVDSSDAAFQTAGALALREAAADARIHLLEPVAEVTVLVGDEYVGAVMSDLSGRRGRVIGTEQSPGARTLVRAEVPEIEIGRYAVDLRSLSHGTARFHRVYARHEPMPPQLTDRIREQAQGKA from the coding sequence ATGGGCGACAAGGCGAACGCACGTCCCGGAGCCGCCGGCAGGGCTACGGCGGCCGACCACCCCGCGTCCGTACGGAATGTGGTGCTGGTCGGCCACAGCGGATCGGGCAAGACGACCCTGGTGGAGGCTCTCGCCCTGACGGCGGGAGCGGTGAACCGGGCGGGCCGCGTGGAGGACGGCGGCACGATATCCGACTACGACGAGATCGAGCACCGTCAGCAGCGTTCGGTCCAGCTCTCCCTGGTACCGCTCGACTGGGACGGATACAAGATCAACGTCCTCGACACTCCCGGGTACGCCGATTTCGTCGGCGAACTGAGGGCCGGTCTGCGGGCGGCGGACGCGGCCCTCTTCGTCGTCTCGGCCTCGGACGGCGTGGACGGCTCCACCCGGATGGTGTGGGAGGAGTGCGCGGCGGTCGGCATGCCCCGGGCCATCGTGGTGACGCACCTGGAGTCGGCCCGGGCCGACTTCGAGGAGATGACCCGGATCTGCGCGCAGGCCTTCGGCGCCGACGACCCCGACGCCGTGCTGCCGCTCTACCTGCCGCTGCACGGCCCCCAGGGCCCCGACGGGCACACCTCGGTGACGGGGTTGGTCGGGCTGCTCTCGCGGCGGCTGTTCGACTACGCCTCCGGGGAGCGCAAGGAGTCCGAGCCGGGCCCCGAGCAGCTGCCGCTCATCGAGGCGGCCCGCAACCGGCTCATCGAGGGGATCATCTCGGAGAGCGAGGACGAGACCCTCATGGACCGCTATCTGGGCGGCGAGGAGATCGAGTTCACGACCCTCGTGCAGGATCTGGAGCGGGCCGTCGCGCGCGGCGTCTTCCATCCGGTGCTGGCCGCCGCGCCCGCCGCCGAGGGCGCCCGTCAAGGGCTCGGCACGGTGGAACTCCTCGAACTGATCACCGGCGGCTTCCCGACCCCGCTGGAGCGCGCGGCGCCGGCGGTCACCACCCCGGACGGCAGGGAGCGCCGGGTCGGGGCCTGCGACCCGGACGGTCCGCTGGTCGCCGAGGTCGTGAAGACCGCCTCCGACCCCTATGTGGGCCGGGTCTCGATGGTGCGGGTGTTCTCCGGGACGCTGCGCCCCGACGAGACCGTGCACGTCTCCGGGCACGGGCTCGCCGACCGCGGCCACGAGGGCCGTGCCCTGCACGAGGCGGACGAACGCATCGGCGCCCTGTCCGCCCCTTTCGGCAAGCAGCAGCGGGCCCTCACGCACGCCATCGCCGGTGATCTCGCCTGCGTGGCCAAGCTGAGCCGCGCCGAGACCGGTGACACGCTCTCCGCCAGGGACGAGCCGCTCCTCATGGAACCGTGGGAGATGCCCGACCCGCTGCTGCCGCTCGCCGTCCAGGCGCACAGCAAGGCCGACGAGGACAAGCTCTCCCAGGGGCTCGGCCGGCTGGTCGCCGAGGACCCGACGATGCGCCTGGAGCAGAACCAGGCCACCCACCAGGTCGTCCTGTGGTGCCTGGGCGAGGCGCACGCGGACGTCGCCCTGGAGCGGCTGCGCAGCCGCTACGGCGTCCAGGTCGACGTCGTACCGCACAAGGTGTCCCTGCGGGAGACGTTCGCCGCGAGGTCGGCGGGGCGCGGGCGCCATGTGAAGCAGTCCGGGGGGCACGGGCAGTACGCGATCTGCGAGATCGAGGTGGAGCCGCTGCCCGGCGGCTCCGGCGTCGAGTTCGTCGACAAGGTGGTGGGCGGGGCGGTGCCCCGGCAGTTCATCCCGTCCGTGGAGAAGGGGGTGCGCGCCCAGGCCGCCAGGGGGGTGGCCGCCGGCTACCCGCTCATCGACGTGCGGATCACGCTGCGTGACGGCAAGGCGCACTCGGTGGACTCCTCGGATGCCGCGTTCCAGACCGCCGGCGCGCTCGCCCTGCGGGAGGCCGCGGCCGACGCCAGGATCCATCTCCTGGAACCGGTCGCGGAGGTGACGGTCCTGGTGGGCGACGAGTACGTGGGGGCCGTGATGAGCGACCTGTCGGGGCGGCGCGGCCGGGTCATCGGCACCGAGCAGTCGCCCGGTGCCCGGACCCTCGTACGGGCCGAGGTGCCCGAGATCGAGATCGGGCGGTACGCGGTCGATCTGCGTTCCCTCTCGCACGGCACCGCGCGTTTCCACCGCGTCTACGCCCGGCACGAGCCGATGCCACCGCAATTGACCGACCGGATCCGCGAACAGGCGCAGGGGAAGGCCTAG